Proteins encoded by one window of candidate division WOR-3 bacterium:
- a CDS encoding FAD-dependent oxidoreductase — protein MQKGVLVIGGGIAGIQAALDLANARHKVYLVESGPNIGGRMAQIHKIFTSMDCTA, from the coding sequence ATGCAAAAAGGAGTTTTGGTCATCGGTGGTGGGATTGCAGGCATTCAAGCCGCATTAGACCTGGCGAATGCCAGACACAAGGTCTATCTTGTGGAGAGCGGTCCAAATATTGGCGGCAGGATGGCACAGATCCACAAGATATTCACCTCAATGGACTGCACGGCTTGA